One Phaseolus vulgaris cultivar G19833 chromosome 11, P. vulgaris v2.0, whole genome shotgun sequence genomic window carries:
- the LOC137829698 gene encoding uncharacterized protein — protein sequence MDLNTDKMLASDPARKFSFNRTISNGDLVIVYERHDNMKAVTVSEGSVLQNRFGVFKHSEWLGKPFGSKIFSNKGGFVYLLAPTPELWTLVLSHRTQILYIADISFVVMYLEIVPGCLVLESGTGSGSLTTSLARAVAPTGHVYTFDFHEQRAGSARDDFERTGLSSLVTVGVRDIQGEGFPDEFTGSADAVFLDLPQPWLAIPSAAKMLKQDGTLCSFSPCIEQVQRSCEVLQISFTDIRTFEVLLRTYEVREEKLESTQRNGDGSNDSLPCKRRQCSDGGNVIRSPISSVMARPCGEARGHTGYLTFARLRCLI from the exons ATGGATTTGAATACTGATAAGATGCTGGCCAGTGATCCTGCAAGAAAGTTTTCGTTTAATCGGACAATCAGTAATGGTGATTTGGTTATTGTTTATGAAAGGCATGACAACATGAAGGCTGTTACAGTGTCTGAGGGATCAGTCCTGCAGAACCGATTTGGTGTTTTTAAGCATTCAGAGTGGCTTGGAAAGCCATTTGGCTCCAAAATATTCAGCAACAAGGGTGGTTTTGTGTACTTGTTGGCTCCTACACCAGAATTGTGGACACTTGTTTTAAGCCACAGGACTCAGATTCTATATATTGCTGATATTAGCTTTGTTGTCATGTACCTGGAGATTGTTCCTGGTTGCTTGGTTCTTGAATCTGGAACTGGAAGTGGATCATTAACTACTTCACTTGCAAGGGCAGTGGCTCCTACTGGACATGTCTATACATTTGATTTCCATGAGCAAAGAGCCGGATCAGCTAG GGATGATTTTGAGAGGACTGGTCTTAGCAGCTTAGTCACTGTGGGAGTCAGGGACATTCAGGGTGAGGGATTTCCAGATGAGTTCACTGGCTCCGCTGACGCGGTATTTTTGGATCTACCTCAACCTTGGCTAGCTATTCCTTCAGCTGCAAAAATGTTAAAACAAGATGGCACATTGTGTTCATTCTCCCCATGCATTGAACAAGTTCAACGTTCATGTGAAGTGCTTCAAATCAGCTTCACTG ATATAAGGACTTTTGAGGTACTCCTCCGAACATACGAAGTCCGAGAAGAGAAACTGGAAAGCACCCAGAGGAATGGAGATGGCTCCAATGATTCACTTCCTTGCAAGAGGAGACAGTGTTCAGATGGTGGTAATGTGATCCGTAGTCCTATTTCATCTGTTATGGCTAGACCATGTGGTGAAGCTAGAGGTCACACAGGTTATCTCACATTTGCAAGACTTAGATGTCTCATATGA
- the LOC137823379 gene encoding MLO-like protein 11 — MEKNVQETRSLALTPTWSVATVLTVFVAVSLLVERSIHRLSNWLRKTNRKPLLAAIEKMKEELMLLGFISLLLTATSRMIANICIPSKFYNSAFAPCTRSQIDEQMEENGSEERKLLMASAYHVFGRMLDGINRSTCKEGYEPFVSYEGLEQLHRFIFVMAVTHISYSCLTMLLAIVKIHSWRVWEDEAHMDRRNSLSEITRELTMRRQSTFVKSHASNPLFKNSSLIWVTCFFRQFAHSVVRVDYLTLRKGFIMNHHLSLKYDFHSYMVRSMEEEFQRIVGVSGPLWGFVVGFMLFNIKGSNLYFWIAIIPVSLVLLVGTKLQHVIATLALENAGIAGFFPEAKLRPRDELFWFNKPELLLSLIHFILFQNAFELASFFWFWWQFGYDSCFIRNHLLLYLRLILGFAGQFLCSYSTLPLYALVTQMGTNYKAALIPQRIRETIHGWGKAARKKRRHGMFPDDSVTIHTDTSTVLSIEEDDQLIDAPEVELQPVTAVTSTPSPIANETSSRVVTPLLRPSASISSVHSSSKAEVIIRCSSMPSGS, encoded by the exons atggaaaaaaatgtacaagaaaCAAGGTCATTGGCCTTGACTCCTACATGGTCTGTTGCTACTGTGTTGACTGTCTTTGTTGCTGTCTCTCTGCTTGTGGAGCGCTCCATTCACCGTTTAAGCAAT TGGCTGCGGAAAACTAATCGAAAACCGTTGCTTGCAGCTATAGAGAAGATGAAGGAAG AATTGATGTTACTCGGGTTTATATCACTCTTATTAACAGCTACCTCACGCATGATAGCTAATATTTGCATTCCATCAAAGTTCTACAACAGTGCTTTTGCTCCATGCACTCGATCCCAGATTGATGAACAAATGGAAGAGAATGGCTCTGAAGAGCGTAAATTACTGATGGCTTCTGCTTATCATGTATTTGGAAGGATGTTAGATGGAATAAATAGAAGCACTTGCAAAGAG GGTTATGAACCATTTGTTTCCTATGAAGGTCTAGAGCAGTTGCACCGGTTCATTTTTGTCATGGCAGTAACTCATATATCTTACAGTTGCCTTACTATGTTGTTGGCCATTGTGAAG ATTCACAGTTGGAGAGTGTGGGAGGATGAAGCTCACATGGATAGGCGTAATTCATTATCGG AGATTACAAGAGAGCTGACAATGAGAAGGCAATCAACCTTTGTCAAGTCTCATGCATCAAATCCATTGTTCAAAAACAGTTCCCTCATTTGGGTG ACATGTTTTTTCCGACAATTTGCACATTCTGTGGTTCGTGTTGATTATCTTACGCTTCGCAAAGGCTTCATCATG AATCACCACCTTTCATTAAAGTATGATTTCCATAGCTACATGGTTCGGTCTATGGAAGAGGAATTCCAAAGGATAGTTGGTGTGAG TGGCCCGCTCTGGGGATTTGTTGTTGGCTTCATGCTTTTCAACATTAAAG GATCTAACCTATATTTCTGGATAGCTATTATTCCTGTATCT CTAGTGCTATTGGTGGGAACAAAGCTACAACATGTTATTGCAACCTTGGCGTTGGAGAATGCTGGAATTGCAGGGTTCTTTCCAGAGGCAAAGTTGAGGCCTCGTGATGAACTTTTTTGGTTTAACAAGCCTGAACTATTGTTGTCCTTGATCCATTTCATTCTCTTCCAG AATGCATTTGAGCTGGCTTCATTCTTTTGGTTCTGG TGGCAGTTCGGATATGATTCTTGCTTTATTAGGAATCACCTTCTCCTGTATTTAAGGCTAATATTGGG GTTTGCAGGACAGTTTCTTTGTAGCTACAGCACCTTGCCACTATATGCACTTGTTACACAG ATGGGAACAAACTATAAGGCCGCATTAATCCCACAGAGGATAAGAGAAACAATTCATGGATGGGGTAAGGCAGCTAGGAAGAAGAGAAGACATGGTATGTTCCCTGATGACTCCGTCACCATTCATACAGACACAAGCACTGTGTTGTCCATTGAAGAAGATGACCAATTAATTGATGCCCCTGAAGTAGAATTACAACCAGTCACGGCTGTTACATCCACCCCTTCTCCCATTGCTAATGAAACTTCAAGCAGGGTAGTTACACCCCTCCTAAGACCCTCTGCCTCAATATCTTCAGTGCATAGCAGTTCTAAAGCTGAAGTAATTATAAGATGCTCCTCTATGCCAAGTGGGAGTTAA